The stretch of DNA GGGCCAGTTGTTCCATTTCTTCAGCGAACAGGGCCGCGCCGTAGAACTCGACCATCAACAGGCTGCCATGCACCTGATGGATGCATTCCAGGCACTGGCCGATGGCCTCGCTGCTGCTTTCTTCAACATAGGCGTCCAGCGCCGAGCGGGCCTGTTTCAGGGTTTCGGCAATTTCGCCCTTGACCCATTCGAGGGCCACGTAGTCGTGCCGATCAACCATAACCGCTCCCGTCTGAATTCATGAGTTGCTGGTAGTGCTGGGTCATGCGTACACCGATCTCAAAACAAAGGAGATCAACTGTGGGAGCGGGCTTGCTCGCGAATGCGGTGGGTCAGACAAAGCGTCGGCGACTGACACACCGCATTCGCGAGCAAGCCCGCTCCCACATTTGCTTTTCGGTGTTTTCGAGGGCGCATTTCACTCATCCACCCGCTTCGCCGCCGGCAAGGTGAACCCCGACACCGACCGCCGCAACTGACTGGCCATTTTTGCCAGGTTGCCGATGCTCTCGGCAGTGGCCGTAGAGCCCGACGAAGTCTGAGTGGTGATCTGCTGGATCACGTTCATCGTCAGGGAAATCTGCCCCGCCGACGACGTCTGCTGCTGCGCCGCGTTGGAGATACTCTGGATCAGCGCCGCCAGGGTTTTCGACACGCCTTCGATCTCTTCCAGCGCAACCCCGGCGTCCTGGGCCAGCCGCGCACCGCGCACCACTTCGGTGGTGGTCTGCTCCATGGAAATCACGGCTTCGTTGGTATCCGTCTGGATCGCCCGCACCAGGGTTTCGATCTGCCGCGTCGCCGCCGAAGAACGCTCGGCCAGGCGCTGTACCTCATCGGCTACTACCGCAAAACCACGCCCGGCATCACCGGCCATGCTCGCCTGGATCGCGGCGTTGAGCGCGAGGATGTTGGTCTGCTCGGCGATGTCATCGATCAGGCTGACGATGTCGCCAATTTCCTGGGACGATTCCCCCAGGCGCTTGATGCGCTTGGCGGTGTCCTGGATCTGTTCGCGGATGTTGTCCATGCCGTGGATGGTGTTGTGCACCACCTCGTTGCCCTTGTTGGCAATCTCTACCGAACGCTCGGCCACTGCCGAAGATTCGGCGGCGTTGGCCGACACCTGGTCGATGGACTGGGCCATCTGGTTGATCGCCGTGGACGCTTCGGCAATCTGCTGTGCCTGATGCTCCGACGCTTGGGCCAGGTGCATGGCGGTGGCCTGGGTGTCCTGCACCGCACCAGCCACCTGGCCGGCAGTGAGGTTGATGGTGGCCACCAGGTCGCGCAGTTGGTCCACGGAATAGTTGATGGAGTCGGCGATGGTGCCGGTGAAGTCTTCGGTGACCGAGGCGGTGACGGTCAGGTCGCCGTCGGCCAAGTCTTCAATCTCATCCAGCAGGCGCATGATCGCGTTCTGGTTGCGCTCGTTCTTCTCGGCGGTTTCCCGCAACTGGCGGTTGGTCTCGCGGACCATCACCAGGCCGATCAGGATGATCGAGGCCAGCGCCAGCAAGCCCAGCACGTAGCCGCCGATGGTGTCGAAAGTGCGCCCGTCCGCCAGGTTTTCAAAGCCGGTGGCCAGGTGCGAGGCTTCGTCCAGCAGGGTTTGCGACAGGTTGAAGATATTGCTCGCCGAGGCGCGCACCTGGAACAGCTGCGGCGAGGTCTCGAGGATTTCGTCCACGGAACCGGAGACGAATTCGAACAGCTCGGAAATCTCCGCCAACCGGGCGCGGGCGTCGTGGTCCTCAACCTGGGTGATGCGCAGCCCGGGATTGCCGTTGAGCATGCCACTGAGCACCACGCCGAAACGGCTGGCATCGCGGCCAAAGGCATCGGCGGCCTGCACGGCAGTCTCGTCCCCCGCCAGCACGGTGTTCACCGCCCCCAGGATGCGTTCGGCCAGCAATGACTGGCGCTGGGCCAACGCTACCTGGCTGGCCGGTGCGCCGCGTTGCAGCAGAATATCGACAACCTTTTCCGACTCCATCTGCAACTGCGGAACGGTTTCCGCCAGGGTCGCGGCCACTTGATGCAGCGACAGCACCGTTTGCTCGCTGGCCAGAATCGCATCGGCGTTTTTCAGCAGCGCTTCCCAGTCGGTCTGCACGGCGCGCATTTCGGCACGCACGGCGGTGGGTGCAGCGGGCAGGCCGGTGGCCGGGTCGCCTTTTTTCAGGTAACCCCAGCGCTGGGCAAAATCGTTGCGTGCATCCCCCAGCAGCTTGAACGCCGCCGCCTTGCCGGCGGCAGCCTCGGTGGCGTTCTTGGCGATGCGCTGGGACAGCACCCGCAGCTCACCGGCGTGGCCGATGTACTGTTTGTCGTAGGTAGACTGGGTGTTGAGGTACGCGAAGTTGGCGAACAGCAGCATGATGAACACGATCAGCGCGATAAACAGCACGATGATCTGCGAGCGGCTGCGGGAGGCTTCCTGGGGTTTGACCGGGGTGACGGTACTCATGCGGCGACATCCATGAAACCTGGAGCCTGGGCCAGGGCGAAGGGGCTGAAGACCTGCCACAGCTGGTCGCCGTCGAACTGGCCCTGGATAAACGGCGCGCCGCCTGCGGTGCTCGTCGACAACGCGTCTTGTGCGAAATGCTGCATGCCCACCACCTCGTCCACCAACAGGCCGACAAACACGTCCTGATACTCCACCACCAGCACCCGCCGTTGTTTGCGCGCCACCGACAGCTCAAGGCCAAGGAAACCGCCCAGGTCCATCACCGGCAGCAAGCGCCCGCGCAGGTTGGCCACGCCCTTGATCCACGGCTTAACCCCGGGCATCAAGGTACAGCGCGGTTCGTGCAGCACTTCCGCCACCTCGCCCATGGGCGCCACGTACCAGTGTTCGCCCAGGCGAAACCCGATCCCACTCCAGCTGAGCAGCCGGGTTTCCTGGGACGGCAGGTCGGCAGCCAGCAAGCGGCAGCGGCGGTCGATGTCCAGCAGCAGCTCGAAGGCGGTTTGCGACTCGGTCATGGGAACGTGCCGTCAGCCGGCCAGCACCTTGTTCAGGGTGGCGATCAGGGTTTCTTCGTCTACCGGCTTGGTCAGGTAATCCTTGGCGCCCTGGCGCTCGCCCCAGATCTTGTCGGTTTCCTGATCCTTGGTGGTGATGATGATCACCGGGATGTGGCTGGTCTCGGCATCTTTGGTCAACTGACGGGTGGCCTGGAAGCCATTGAGGCCCGGCATCACGATATCCATCAGCACCGCATCCGGCTTTTCCTGACGGGCCAGCGCAACGCCATCGCCGCCGTTCTGGGCCTTGAGGACGGTGTGACCGTGCTTTTCGAGCATTTCGGTCAGTTTGTACATTTCAGTCGGCGAATCGTCGACGATCAGAACACGTGCCATGTTTTTCCCCACTTATCTAGTAGACGCAAGCCCTCGTGGGGCCCCCGTCAGTGTGCTTGTTCTACTGCGGCGAAGCCCGGTACATAGGCCTTGATCACGCTCAGCAGTTCTTCCTTGCTGAAAGGCTTGGTCAAAAACTGATCAGAGCCGACGATGCGCCCCTTGGCCTTGTCGAACAGACCATCTTTGGAGGACAGCATGATTACCGGGATCGACTTGAACGCCGGGTTGTTCTTCACCAGCGCGCAGGTCTGATAGCCATCCAGGCGCGGCATCATGATGTCGACAAAGATAATGTGTGGATGATGGTCAACAATCTTGGCCAGGGCATCGAAACCGTCGATGGCCGTGATGACGTCGCACCCTACGTTCTTCAACAGTGTTTCGGCCGTGCGGCGAATCGTTTTCGAATCGTCGATCACCATCACTTTCAAGGCGTTGGAATGCTGTTCCATATCTGCTCTACCATCGCCACAGCGAATAGGTTTTCGGTGTGTACTGCCTGATGTTGCACAGGACGAGCGCCAAAAGCCTCGGAATTCAAGGGCTGATGTGCCATGGCAGCCTTTTTAGCACAGTCTCAGAACGCAATCTATCGGCCGACCCGCGTGGTGGTTTTTCCTTGACCCACAACAGCCGCAGCGCCACTCTGACGCCACTTTTATGCGCCCTTATTTGCTAGAGGAAATCCCCCATGAGCGTTCGCGTCGGCATTGTCATGGACCCTATCGCCAGCATTTCCTATAAAAAGGACAGCTCGCTGGCCATGCTGCTGGCCGCCCAGGCCCGCGGCTGGAGCCTGTTCTATATGGAGCAGCCGGACCTTTACCAGGGCGACGGTGAAGCGCGGGCGCGGATGCGTCCCCTGCAGGTGTTTGCCAACCCCGAGAAGTGGTTCGAGCTGCAAGACGAAATCGACAGCCCCCTGAGCGACCTCGACGTGATCCTGATGCGCAAGGATCCGCCGTTCGACATGGAGTTCGTCTACTCCACCTACCTGCTGGAGCAGGCCGAGCGCGCGGGCGTGCTGATCGTCAACAAGCCCCAGAGCCTGCGCGACTGCAATGAAAAGCTGTTCGCCACGCTGTTCCCGCAATGCACGCCGCCGACCGTGGTCAGCCGCCGCGCCGATGTGCTGCGTGAATTCGCCGCCAAGCACGGCGATGTGATCCTCAAGCCGCTGGACGGCATGGGCGGCACCTCGATCTTCCGCCACCGTGCCGGCGACCCGAACCTGTCGGTGATCCTGGAGACCCTGACTGCGCTGGGCACCCAGCAGATCATGGGCCAGGCCTACATTCCGGCGATCAAGGACGGCGACAAGCGCATCCTGATGATCGACGGCGAGCCGGTGCCTTACTGCCTGGCGCGCATTCCGGCCGCCGGCGAGACCCGCGGCAACCTGGCCGCCGGTGGCCGGGGTGAAGCCCGCCCGCTGACGGACAAGGATCGCTGGATTGCAGCCCAAGTCGGCCCGACCCTGCGCGAAAAAGGCTTGCTGTTCGTAGGCCTGGACGTAATCGGCGAGAACCTCACCGAAATCAACGTCACCAGCCCGACCTGTATTCGCGAGATCGACAACGCATTTGGCACGAACATCGGCGAAATGCTGATGGCTGCGATTGCCGCCAAGCTACAAGCCAAGTGACATAGAACAGCCGGACACAAACCAACATTGCGTTATCATGCGCCACCTGTGAAACGCGCGATGTTGGTTTTCTTGTCATGACGCTCCCGTCCGATCTGCCCCCCGAACTCTCCCACAGCGGCGTGCGCCCGGCTGATCGGCTCGGATTTACCCTGTTTCTGGCGGCGTTGATTCACCTGGCGCTGATCCTCGGCCTGGGCTTCACCTTTGCCGAACCCAAGCAGATCACAAAGACCCTGGAAATCACCCTCGCCACGTTCAAAAGCGAAAAGAAGCCCGAAAAGGCCGACTTTCTCGCCCAGGACAATCAGCAAGGCAGCGGCACCCTCGACAAGAAGGCCGTGCCCAAGACCACTGAAGTCGCGCCATTCCAGGACAACAAGGTCAATAAGGTCACGCCACCGCCGGCGCCCAAGCCGGAGGTGAAACAGGCCGCACCCAAGGCGGCGGTCACCACCGTGGCGCCCAAGCCGCAAAAAGCCCCGACCCAGCGCGAAAAGGCCAAGACCGAACCCACGCCTGCCCCGCCTGCCCCGACTTTTGACAGCTCGCAACTCTCCAGTGAGATCTCCAGCCTGGAAGCCGAACTGGCCCACGAACAACAGCTGTACGCCAAGCGCCCGCGGATCTACCGCCTCAACGCCGCCTCCACCATGCGCGACAAAGGCGCCTGGTATAAGGATGAGTGGCGCAAGAAGGTCGAGCGCATCGGCAACCTGAACTACCCGGACGAAGCCCGTCGCCAGCAAATCTACGGCAATTTGCGACTGCTGGTGTCGATCAACCGCGACGGCACCTTGTACGAGGTGCAGGTGCTGGAGTCCTCCGGCCAACCGCTGCTGGACCAGGCAGCGCAACGCATCGTGCGCCTGGCGGCGCCTTTTGCGCCGTTTACCGGAGACCTGAACGACATCGATCGCCTGGAAATCATTCGCACCTGGCGCTTTGCCAAGGGTGATCGGCTGTCGAGCAATTGATGCTGGCGGTGATTTCCTGCGCATCCTCAGCTTGTCAGTTCGCCCCTCCAACGCCACACTAGCGGACATGAAAAATGTCAGCCCGACCTACCTCAAGCACCAATTCCTGATCGCCATGCCCCATATGGCCGACCCGAACTTTGCGCAGACCTTGACCTACATCGTCGAGCACACCGCCAATGGTGCGATGGGGTTGGTGGTCAACCGCCCGCAAGACCTGAACCTGGCCGATATCCTCGAGCAACTGCGCCCGGACATCGACCCACCCGCCAGCTGCCAGCACGTACCGATCTACATCGGCGGGCCGGTGCAGACGGACCGGGGTTTTGTGCTGCACCCCACCGGGCCGAAATTCCAGGCGACCGTGGACCTTGAAGGGTTGTCCCTGTCCACGTCCCAGGACGTCCTGTTCGCGATTGCCGACGGCGTAGGGCCTGATCAAAGTGTGATCACCCTCGGCTACGCCGGCTGGGAAGCCGGGCAACTGGAGGCGGAGCTGGCGAGCAATGCCTGGCTGACCTGCCCGTTCGATGCCGACATCCTGTTCAACACCCCCAGCAAACTGCGCCTGGAAGCGGCCGCCGCCAAGCTGCGGATCAACCTCAGCCTGCTGACCAGCCAGGCGGGGCACGCCTGATGGCCTTGCGTCTGATCCTCGGTTTCGACTACGGCACCAAACAGATCGGCGTCGCCGTCGGCCAGGTGATTACCGGCCAGGCCCGCGAGCTGTGCACCCTGAAGGCCCAGAACGGCGTGCCGGACTGGAACCAGGTCGAAGCCCTGATCAAGGAGTGGAAGCCCGACGCCGTGGTGGTCGGCCTGCCGCTGAACATGGACGGCACCCCGAGCGAGATGTGCCTGCGGGCCGAAAAGTTCGCCCGCCGCCTGAACGGCCGCTACAACCTGCCCTTCTATACCCACGACGAACGCCTGACCACGTTCGAAGCCAAGGGCGAGCGCCGTGACCGTGGCGGGCAGAAAGGCAGTTACCGCGACAACCCGGTGGATGCCATCGCCGCGGCCCTGCTGTTGCAGGGCTGGCTGGATGAAAACACCGCTTTATTTGAATCCTGACTGACGCGGCTTGCCGCGTCTTCTTACGTTTGAGCCCGGACCTTGCCTGCGCGAGGCCTAGAAGGAGCACCCATGAGCCTGCCCAATCCCGCCGACCTGATCAGCCAGATGGCGATCCGCCTCAAGGCGCACCTGGAACACCGTGCCATCAGCGAGCCGCGCTTTATCGGCATCCGCACCGGTGGCGTGTGGGTGGCCCAGGCGCTGCTGGAAGAACTGGGCAGCGACTCGCCCCTGGGCACCCTGGACGTGTCTTTCTATCGTGACGACTTCAGCCAGAACGGCCTGCACCCGCAAGTGCGCCCCTCGGCCCTGCCCTTCGAGATCGAAGGCCAGCACCTGGTGCTGATCGATGACGTGCTGATGAGCGGTCGCACCATACGTGCCGCGATGAACGAACTGTTCGACTACGGCCGCCCGGCCAGCGTGACCCTGGTCTGCCTGCTGGACCTGGACGCCGGCGAATTGCCGATCAGCCCGGACGTGGTCGGCGCCACCCTGTCCCTGGAAGCCCACCAGCGGGTAAAATTGTCCGGTCCCACGCCGCTCGAACTCGAACTGCAAGACCTTGCCCTTTAAACCGCCTTGTAAAGAGTCCCCGCGATGACGCCTCTAGATGCCAAGCGCCCGCTGCAGCTCAATGCTCAGGGCCAGCTGCAACACTTCCTGTCCCTCGACGGCTTGCCCCGCGAACTGCTCACCGAAATCCTCGACACGGCCGACTCGTTTCTCGAAGTCGGCGGCCGGGCGGTGAAGAAAGTCCCGTTGCTGCGCGGCAAGACCATCTGCAACGTGTTCTTCGAGAACTCGACCCGCACCCGCACCACCTTTGAACTGGCGGCCCAACGCCTGTCGGCTGACGTGATCACGCTGAACGTGTCCACCTCGTCGGCGAGCAAGGGCGAAACCCTGCTCGACACCCTGCGCAACCTGGAAGCCATGGCCGCCGACATGTTCGTGGTGCGCCACGGCGATTCCGGTGCTGCGCACTTCATCGCCGAGCACGTGTGCCCGAATGTGGCGATCATCAACGGCGGCGACGGCCGTCACGCCCACCCGACCCAGGGCATGCTCGACATGCTGACCATCCGGCGGCACAAGGGCAGCTTTGAAAACCTCTCGGTGGCCATTGTCGGCGACATCCTGCACTCGCGGGTTGCACGCTCGAACATGCTGGCCCTGAAAACCCTGGGTTGCCCGGACATCCGCGTGATCGCCCCCAAGACCCTGCTGCCGATCGGTATCGAGCAGTACGGCGTGAAGGTCTACACCGACATGGCCGAAGGCCTGAAGGATGTGGACGTGGTGATCATGCTGCGCTTGCAGCGCGAGCGTATGGCGGGCGGCCTGCTGCCGAGCGAAGGCGAGTTCTATCGCCTGTTCGGCCTGACCACCGCACGCCTGGCCGGCGCCAAGCCGGACGCCATCGTGATGCACCCGGGGCCAATCAACCGTGGCGTGGAGATTGAGTCGGCGGTGGCCGATGGCGCGCAGTCGGTGATTCTCAACCAGGTCACGTACGGCATCGCCATCCGCATGGCGGTGTTGTCCATGGCCATGAGCGGGCAAACCGCGCAACGTCAATTCGAGCAGGAGAACGCCCAGTGAAGCTCAGCATTCTCGGCGCCCGAGTCATCGATCCGGCCAGCGGCCTGGATCAAGTCACCGATCTACACCTGGAAGCCGGCAAGATCATTGCCATCGGCGCCGCACCCGCAGGCTTCAGCGCCAGCGAAACTATCGACGCCAAAGGCCTGATCGCCGCGCCTGGCCTGGTTGACCTGAACGTCGCCCTGCGTGAGCCGGGCTACAGCCGCAAGGGCAACATCACCAGCGAAACCCGCGCCGCCGCTGCCGGTGGCGTGACCAGCCTGTGCTGCCCGCCCCACACCAAACCGGTGCTGGACACCTCGGCGGTGACCGAACTGATCCTCGACCGCGCCCGCGAAGCCGGCAACTGCAAAGTGTTCCCCATCGGCGCCCTGAGCAAAGGCCTGGACGGCGAACAACTGGCCGAGCTGATCGCCCTGCGCGACGCAGGCTGCGTGGCCTTCGGCAACGGCCTGGAGAGCTTTCGCAGCACCCGCACCCTGTGCCGTGCGCTGGAATATGCGGCGACTTTCGACCTGACCGTGATTTTCCACTCCCAGGACCGTGACCTGGCCGAAGGCGGCCTGGCCCACGAAGGCGCCACCGCGAGCTTCCTCGGCCTGCCGGGCATCCCGGAAACCGCCGAGACCGTGGCCCTGGCCCGCGACCTGCTGCTGGTGGAACAAAGCGGCGTACGCGCGCACTTCAGCCAGCTGACCAGCGCTCGCGGCGTGGCCCTGATCGCTCAGGCCCAAGCCCGCGGATTGCCGGTGACGGCGGATGTGGCGCTGTATCAGCTGATTCTGACGGATGAGGCGCTGATCGACTTCTCCAGCCTGTATCACGTGCAGCCGCCACTGCGTACCCGCGCTGACCGTGACGGTTTGCGGGCGGCGGTGAAGTCCGGGGTGGTTTCGGCGATTTCCAGCCATCACCAACCCCACGAGCGGGATGCCAAGCTGGCGCCGTTCGGCGCGACGGAGCCAGGCATCAGCAGCGTCGAGCTGTTGCTGCCGCTGGCAATGACGTTGGTGGAAGATGGTTTGCTGGACCTGCCGACCCTGCTGGCGCGTCTCAGTGCAGGCCCTGCCGAGGCGCTGCGCCTGCCGGCGGGCAAGCTGGCGGTGGGTTCGGCGGCGGACCTGGTGCTGTTTGATCCGGCCAGCTCCACGATTGCCGGGGAACACTGGCTGTCCAAGGGTGAAAACTGCCCATTCATCGGCCATAGCCTGCCGGCGACTGTGCGGTACACGCTGGTGGATGGGCGGATCAGCTACCAGGCTTAAATCCGGTCCGGAGTGGGCACAGTAAATGTGGGAGCGGGCTTGCTCGCGAAAGCGCTGGGTCAGTCAATAGAGATGTCGACTGACACATCGCATTCGCGAGCAAGCCCGCTCCCACATTTGGATCTTCACAAATCTTAACGGCCGCCGTTGCGCTCGGCATTGCGGATCGAAATCTGCGTATTCAGCGTCCAGAAGTCATACAGCACCCCGATCAGGAACAAGCCCCCGGTCAGCAGGTAAATGATCCCGCTGATCCATTTGCCCTGATACATGCGGTGCAAACCGAACACACCCAGGAACGCCAACAGAATCCAGGCCACGTTGTACTCGATCGGCCCGGCGGTAAATCGCAGGTCCGCTTCGCGGTCCATTGCCGGAATCAGGAACAAGTCGATCAACCAGCCAATCCCGAACAAACCGAAGGTGAAAAACCAGATCGTCCCGGTCACCGGCTTGCCGTAATAAAAGCGGTGAGCACCGGTAAAACCGAAAATCCAAAGCAGGTAGCCGATCACCTTGCTGTGGGTGTCTTGTTGCGAAACATCCTGTCGATAGGTGTTCATGGAGTACCTCTTTAGCCTCGATAGATAAATATTTCTGGTTTCTTTGTGACTTTTTTACGGGCGCCCGACATGCGGCAAATGGTATCTTCGCTTCCCTCAAAGCCTTATACCGCCTGACTTGTGTAGGACAATCGCGGCAATTCGTCACGGTTTTCCTGAATTTGACCCCAGGGTTCAGTCGACAAACGGCCTTAGCACGACACAAAAAGCTGTTATAAAGTTGCGCGCAAACCAAAAAGAGCCACGCCTAATGCGACCATTTTTCAAGACATGGCTAACCATTTGCCTATTAATGCCACTGGCCGCCCACGCCACCAATCGTGAGCAACGACTTCCCAACGTTAACGGTTTCACCCCTAAAGTTCACGCCACCACCAGCTCCGCCAAATCGGTAAAGCTGACCGTGAAGCGCCCGACTCAACTGAGCAAGGCCCACGGTAATGCAGCGCCAGGGCTGATGGCCGTCAACACCAAGCAAAGCAGCAACGTCCTCAGCCGTGCCGTCAACGTGCTCGGTACTCCTTATCGTTGGGGCGGCAGCAGCCCAAGTAAAGGGTTCGACTGCAGTGGTTTGGTGAAATATGCGTTTAACGACGTAAAAGCCGTGGATTTGCCGCGCACTTCCAACGCCATGGCCGCCGGCCACGGGCTGAAGGTTGAGCGCAAGGATTTGAAACCGGGTGACCTGCTGTTCTTCAAACTGAAGAGCCGCCAGGTGAACCACGTTGCCATCTACCTGGGCAACGACCGTTTCATCCACGCACCGCGTCGTGGCAAGTCCGTGAGCATCGATACGCTGAAGAAGCCGTTCTGGGACAAGAACTACGTGATTGCCAAGCGTGTCCTGCCTAAAGAACAGAACAACCTGCGGATTGTGCAGCGCTGATTGATCGTTCCCACGCTCTGCGTGGGAATGCCTCACTGGACGCTCCGCGTCCGCTCCTGTGACGCAGAGCGTCACGGGCTGCGTTCCCACGCGGAGCGTGGGAACGATCATGATCTTAAATATCCCCAGGCACCCTCGCCTTCTCCCGGGCATGTTCCCGGCTGATCAGCCCCTGGCTGACCAACGCCTTCAAACTCATGTCCAGCGTCGTCATCCCCAGCGCCCCACCCGTCTGGATCGCCGAATACATCTGCGCCACCTTGTCCTCGCGGATCAAATTACGAATCGCCGGTGTGCCGAGCATGATTTCGTGAGCCGCCACCCGCCCGCCGCCGACCTTCTTCACCAGCACCTGGGACACCACCGCCTGCAATGACTCCGAGAGCATCGAGCGGACCATGGTCTTTTCCCCCGCCGGAAACACATCCACCACCCGGTCCACGGTTTTAGCCGCCGACGTGGTGTGCAACGTGCCAAACACCAGGTGCCCGGTTTCCGCCGCCGTCAGCGCGAGCCGAATGGTTTCCAGGTCTCGCAATTCGCCAACCAGGATCACATCCGGGTCCTCCCGCAATGCCGAACGCAGGGCCGCCGAGAAACTGTGGGTATCGCGATGCACCTGTCGCTGGTTGATCAGGGCATTTTTCGGTTGGTGGATAAACTCGATCGGGTCTTCAAGGGTGAGGATGTGCTGGCGACGATGGGTGTTGAGGTAGTCGATCATCGCTGCCAGGGTGGTGGACTTGCCGGAACCGGTCGGCCCGGTGACCAGCACCAGCCCCCGTGGCAGGTCTGCGATGCGCCGGAACACCTCGCCCAACCCCAGGTGTTCCAGGCTCTGCACCGTTGAGGGGATGGTACGAAACACCGCGCCCATGCCCCGGTGCTGCTGGAACACATTCACCCGAAACCGCGCCACCTCGGGCAACTCGAAGGCAAA from Pseudomonas sp. NC02 encodes:
- a CDS encoding TM2 domain-containing protein, producing MNTYRQDVSQQDTHSKVIGYLLWIFGFTGAHRFYYGKPVTGTIWFFTFGLFGIGWLIDLFLIPAMDREADLRFTAGPIEYNVAWILLAFLGVFGLHRMYQGKWISGIIYLLTGGLFLIGVLYDFWTLNTQISIRNAERNGGR
- a CDS encoding C40 family peptidase; its protein translation is MRPFFKTWLTICLLMPLAAHATNREQRLPNVNGFTPKVHATTSSAKSVKLTVKRPTQLSKAHGNAAPGLMAVNTKQSSNVLSRAVNVLGTPYRWGGSSPSKGFDCSGLVKYAFNDVKAVDLPRTSNAMAAGHGLKVERKDLKPGDLLFFKLKSRQVNHVAIYLGNDRFIHAPRRGKSVSIDTLKKPFWDKNYVIAKRVLPKEQNNLRIVQR
- a CDS encoding type IV pilus twitching motility protein PilT, with the translated sequence MDITELLAAGVRLRASDLHLSAGLAPMLRVDGEVWPLDWPVLAPVQVAALLSPLLNNHQQKDFETSLETDFAFELPEVARFRVNVFQQHRGMGAVFRTIPSTVQSLEHLGLGEVFRRIADLPRGLVLVTGPTGSGKSTTLAAMIDYLNTHRRQHILTLEDPIEFIHQPKNALINQRQVHRDTHSFSAALRSALREDPDVILVGELRDLETIRLALTAAETGHLVFGTLHTTSAAKTVDRVVDVFPAGEKTMVRSMLSESLQAVVSQVLVKKVGGGRVAAHEIMLGTPAIRNLIREDKVAQMYSAIQTGGALGMTTLDMSLKALVSQGLISREHAREKARVPGDI